A DNA window from Haloactinospora alba contains the following coding sequences:
- a CDS encoding recombinase family protein encodes MRVAIYIRISTDEENQPFSLEAQENKLRSYISSQDDWHVVQIYSEQASGSATERPQLNKLLAAARAGRFDLVLVYRVDRFSRSVRGLAQLMDELDSAGVVFRSATEPFDTSDPAGRMMVQMLAVFAEFERATLIDRVINGMERKAARGEWCGGARPYGYSIDPHTNKLIVKEDEAGLPPHIFQMYTHKRLGAKEIANQLNDQGHRTKTGKPWSRNSVLTVLRNRAYIGEVFFRGQYHSGAHPALVEENVFAAAQEILTARGDDRAKRAGNASDYLLSGCLTCPECHKNYLGHAAHGNKYRYRYYSCYSRLRYGKKTCSSQQFPADQLERAVLEALLETYQRTDLFEEAIAEVARRRSELAEHYRAELTSVETDLANTEAAIERYLAAFESGTMSESVCGSRVKELAGKAAQLRDRHGELARLCSQETEAAPTQEELAAMRDHIHHAVTNGSPPVVKNLVQSLVAEVRITGERTVQPVFRIPANDSMQAHDHQTQVRLLSGGVPPGGFEPPHTAPEAGWCHVVFLALTCGELPFSVSGAGRCSVHIPWWLGERFRHYGCCTRALPRAYPFFLCSPVVAASLPRAVRAVKDDA; translated from the coding sequence ATGCGGGTTGCTATTTACATTCGCATCTCTACCGATGAAGAGAACCAACCGTTCTCCTTGGAGGCCCAAGAGAACAAGCTACGGTCCTACATCTCCAGCCAAGACGACTGGCATGTGGTCCAGATCTATTCCGAACAGGCATCCGGGTCCGCTACGGAGCGTCCGCAGCTGAACAAACTACTAGCTGCAGCGCGCGCCGGACGCTTCGACCTTGTGCTGGTCTACCGAGTAGACCGCTTCTCCCGCTCTGTACGGGGTCTGGCCCAGCTCATGGACGAGCTCGATTCCGCTGGTGTCGTCTTCCGCTCGGCCACCGAGCCTTTTGACACCAGTGATCCGGCTGGGCGCATGATGGTGCAGATGCTGGCGGTCTTTGCCGAGTTCGAGCGTGCGACCTTGATCGACCGGGTCATCAACGGCATGGAACGCAAAGCTGCCCGCGGCGAGTGGTGCGGCGGTGCGCGTCCCTACGGCTACAGCATTGATCCGCATACCAACAAGCTCATCGTTAAAGAGGATGAGGCTGGGCTTCCCCCGCACATCTTCCAGATGTATACGCACAAGCGCTTGGGTGCAAAGGAGATCGCCAACCAGCTCAACGACCAGGGGCACCGCACCAAGACCGGCAAGCCCTGGAGTCGCAACTCCGTATTGACTGTGCTGCGCAACCGTGCCTACATCGGCGAGGTCTTCTTTCGTGGCCAGTACCACTCCGGCGCTCATCCTGCCTTGGTGGAGGAGAACGTCTTCGCCGCGGCCCAAGAAATCCTCACCGCACGCGGCGACGACCGTGCCAAACGCGCCGGAAACGCTTCGGACTACCTGCTGTCCGGGTGCCTCACATGTCCGGAGTGCCATAAGAACTACCTGGGGCATGCCGCGCACGGCAACAAGTACCGCTACCGCTACTACTCCTGCTATTCCCGGCTGCGTTACGGCAAGAAGACCTGCTCCTCCCAGCAGTTTCCCGCCGACCAGCTTGAACGCGCCGTCCTAGAGGCGCTGCTGGAGACCTACCAGCGCACCGACCTGTTTGAGGAAGCTATCGCCGAAGTCGCTCGCAGGCGCAGCGAACTGGCCGAGCATTACCGTGCCGAACTCACCAGTGTTGAGACCGATCTCGCCAACACCGAGGCCGCGATCGAGCGTTATCTGGCTGCCTTCGAGTCGGGAACCATGTCCGAATCCGTCTGCGGGTCACGGGTGAAGGAGCTCGCTGGCAAGGCTGCTCAGCTGCGCGACCGCCACGGCGAACTCGCCCGCCTGTGCTCACAGGAAACAGAAGCAGCACCAACCCAGGAGGAACTTGCCGCGATGCGCGACCACATCCACCACGCTGTCACCAACGGCAGTCCGCCGGTCGTCAAGAATCTTGTCCAGAGTCTGGTCGCCGAGGTTCGCATCACCGGCGAACGCACCGTACAGCCGGTTTTCCGCATACCGGCCAACGACAGTATGCAAGCTCACGATCACCAGACGCAGGTTCGCCTGCTGTCCGGAGGGGTGCCCCCTGGAGGATTCGAACCTCCGCACACGGCTCCGGAGGCCGGATGGTGTCACGTTGTATTTTTGGCCCTGACCTGCGGAGAACTTCCGTTTTCGGTATCGGGAGCGGGGCGGTGTTCCGTACATATTCCGTGGTGGTTGGGGGAGCGGTTTCGCCACTACGGATGCTGTACCAGGGCTCTTCCTCGGGCCTACCCGTTTTTCTTGTGTTCCCCTGTTGTTGCCGCGAGCCTGCCGAGAGCGGTGCGGGCGGTCAAGGATGACGCGTAG
- a CDS encoding FtsK/SpoIIIE domain-containing protein, with the protein MLRDRSAGSAQVQPTTPLPAHGVRFTTPVVETPGIVIVSRWVYRLLRLVVLTPVRFPIATALLSTGAMVVSVWGWIPLAAGILLAGVGLGVWWWYWPAVFHRLVVLRSLACWRWLWVYRRHWQPVLVVAGLAESYQERHYLPRIKTVSCTAWADRVRITLVQGTTPRDLEDRVTELAHGFQAPSCRVYTRGPRDVVLEFPRRDLLANPLPARPVPDQVDMAALEVGLCEDGTPWDLRLHGTHVLTVGVTGSGKGSVLWSAIRAMTPAMVAGTAQVWAIDPKRMELSYGRSLFARYADTAEAAVDVLEAAVSEMHARADRYAGIRRTHTPTVEDPFMLVVLDEVAFLTAYHPEKDIRRRAENAIATLTSQGRAVGVCVLAALQDPRKEVMNLRNLFPDKVALRLDEASQVDMVLGDDARERGANAHLIDPNVPGVAFVRMEGSPLPVRVRAAFVSDDDIEAMANEYGTRSLHPVPDVEVA; encoded by the coding sequence ATGCTGCGCGACCGCAGTGCCGGAAGTGCCCAAGTACAGCCCACCACCCCTCTTCCCGCGCACGGGGTACGGTTCACGACCCCGGTGGTGGAAACGCCGGGCATCGTCATCGTGTCCCGGTGGGTCTATCGGCTCCTGCGCCTGGTGGTGCTCACCCCCGTCCGGTTCCCGATCGCAACCGCCCTGCTGAGTACCGGTGCCATGGTCGTTTCCGTCTGGGGCTGGATCCCGCTCGCTGCGGGGATACTTCTCGCTGGCGTGGGATTGGGGGTGTGGTGGTGGTACTGGCCCGCCGTGTTCCACCGCCTGGTCGTGCTGCGCAGCCTGGCGTGCTGGCGCTGGCTGTGGGTGTACCGGCGTCACTGGCAACCCGTGCTCGTGGTGGCCGGACTGGCCGAGTCGTATCAGGAACGCCACTACCTGCCCCGCATCAAAACCGTGTCCTGCACCGCCTGGGCGGACCGAGTGCGCATCACCCTGGTACAGGGCACCACTCCCAGAGACCTCGAAGACCGGGTGACCGAGCTCGCCCACGGGTTCCAAGCGCCCTCGTGCCGGGTCTACACGCGCGGGCCGCGCGACGTGGTGTTGGAGTTTCCCCGCCGCGACCTGTTGGCCAACCCCCTGCCGGCACGCCCCGTCCCGGATCAGGTCGACATGGCCGCTCTCGAGGTGGGCCTGTGTGAAGACGGGACCCCGTGGGACCTGCGGCTGCACGGCACCCACGTACTCACGGTCGGAGTGACAGGTTCGGGCAAAGGCTCGGTGCTCTGGTCGGCCATCCGGGCGATGACTCCGGCCATGGTGGCAGGGACGGCGCAGGTGTGGGCGATCGATCCCAAACGCATGGAACTGTCCTACGGCCGGTCTCTGTTCGCCCGCTACGCCGACACCGCTGAGGCGGCCGTGGACGTGTTGGAGGCGGCCGTGTCCGAGATGCACGCCCGGGCGGATCGCTACGCCGGAATCCGGCGCACCCACACCCCCACAGTCGAGGACCCGTTCATGCTCGTGGTACTGGACGAGGTCGCCTTCCTCACCGCCTACCACCCCGAGAAAGACATCCGCCGCCGGGCCGAGAACGCCATCGCCACGTTGACGTCGCAGGGGCGTGCGGTGGGGGTGTGCGTGCTGGCCGCACTCCAGGACCCGCGCAAAGAGGTCATGAATCTGCGCAACCTGTTTCCCGACAAGGTTGCCCTGCGGCTGGACGAGGCCAGCCAGGTGGACATGGTGCTGGGCGATGACGCCCGCGAACGCGGCGCCAACGCCCACCTCATCGACCCCAATGTTCCCGGGGTGGCCTTCGTCCGCATGGAGGGCTCCCCGCTGCCGGTACGCGTGCGGGCCGCCTTCGTCAGTGACGACGACATCGAGGCTATGGCGAACGAGTACGGAACTCGTTCTCTGCACCCGGTGCCGGATGTGGAGGTGGCCTGA
- a CDS encoding SUMF1/EgtB/PvdO family nonheme iron enzyme, translating into MPSTTVQLWSGQEVRALREAKRMSIRAFAAHLGISERMVSKWEKYGEDIHPRPVNQQALDSSLAASDANVQARFANLVGIDSTEKNEEDQEQEAEIDVAPIPTDEPHQIRHPVDGKLMALVDAGVYLSGEDNKPVYLPAFYIDVFPTTNADYSRFVAATGHKKPQHWNDEKFSDAIYEHPVVFVTWDDAVAYTKWSTKSLPTSQQWEKAARGTRGDSFPWGSQKTPAKCNVRENEIRSTTPVDRYHSGVSPYGIYDMCGNVWEWCATESTPGRYELKGSAFTSPFFRVEPATFNDASSEMLDDDTGFRCVTPVETMQALLKINT; encoded by the coding sequence ATGCCCAGCACTACCGTCCAGCTTTGGTCCGGACAGGAAGTTCGTGCCCTGCGCGAGGCTAAACGGATGAGTATTCGCGCGTTCGCTGCGCATCTTGGAATTAGCGAACGCATGGTATCCAAATGGGAAAAGTATGGTGAGGATATCCACCCTCGTCCCGTGAACCAGCAGGCTCTCGACTCATCTCTAGCCGCTTCAGACGCTAACGTGCAAGCTAGGTTCGCCAACCTCGTTGGGATCGACTCAACGGAGAAAAATGAAGAGGACCAGGAGCAAGAGGCAGAGATAGATGTAGCGCCGATACCCACGGATGAGCCTCACCAAATTCGACATCCTGTCGATGGAAAGCTTATGGCGCTTGTAGACGCTGGAGTCTACTTGTCCGGAGAAGACAATAAGCCTGTTTATCTCCCTGCCTTCTATATCGACGTTTTCCCAACAACAAACGCCGACTACTCTCGTTTTGTTGCCGCAACAGGTCATAAAAAGCCTCAACATTGGAATGACGAAAAATTTTCGGACGCCATCTACGAGCATCCAGTTGTATTCGTAACCTGGGATGACGCTGTAGCTTATACTAAATGGTCAACAAAATCCCTTCCCACAAGTCAACAGTGGGAGAAAGCCGCACGAGGAACCAGAGGTGATTCCTTTCCGTGGGGAAGTCAAAAAACACCTGCAAAATGCAATGTCCGAGAAAACGAAATCCGTAGCACCACACCGGTTGACCGATACCACAGCGGAGTAAGTCCATACGGGATTTACGATATGTGCGGAAACGTTTGGGAGTGGTGTGCCACCGAGTCGACACCGGGACGATACGAGCTGAAGGGAAGTGCTTTCACAAGCCCGTTCTTTCGGGTAGAACCAGCAACCTTCAACGATGCCTCATCCGAAATGCTCGATGATGACACCGGGTTCCGATGCGTCACTCCAGTCGAAACGATGCAAGCGCTTCTGAAGATCAACACGTAA
- a CDS encoding plasmid replication, integration and excision activator, which produces MAIQGALPVEFGTVFPHGAYALGVEAITDFETKRQQTDKTSGLPLWAVEVIDADPEARGKAKSVKVKVAAEVCPTLPDEVPGLPFRPAEFEQMSVMPYVDESGRRPRVAYSLRARGVKAPNASGRKAASANAGAAKDAA; this is translated from the coding sequence ATGGCTATTCAGGGTGCGTTGCCGGTGGAGTTCGGAACGGTGTTCCCGCACGGGGCCTACGCCCTGGGAGTGGAAGCGATCACCGACTTTGAGACCAAGCGCCAACAGACCGACAAGACCTCGGGGCTGCCGCTGTGGGCGGTGGAGGTCATCGACGCCGACCCGGAGGCCCGGGGCAAGGCCAAGAGCGTGAAAGTCAAGGTCGCCGCTGAGGTGTGCCCGACCCTGCCGGACGAGGTTCCGGGGTTGCCGTTCCGTCCGGCCGAGTTCGAACAGATGTCGGTGATGCCCTATGTGGACGAGTCGGGCCGGCGCCCTCGGGTGGCCTACTCGCTGCGGGCACGCGGGGTGAAAGCCCCCAACGCCTCGGGGCGCAAGGCTGCCTCGGCCAACGCGGGCGCTGCCAAGGACGCCGCCTGA
- a CDS encoding XF1762 family protein yields MLWIVPVSFRDAAAYVAIWHRHHSRSPRGHKFSLGVVNAENYVVGVAIVGRPIARGLDDARTLEVTRLATDGTHNACSKLYGATWRAARALGYERLVTYTHTDESGASLRAAGWRPAAVLPPREGWNRPGAVAAGGIARTRWEVP; encoded by the coding sequence ATGCTGTGGATCGTTCCCGTATCGTTCCGTGACGCTGCCGCTTATGTCGCGATCTGGCACCGCCACCACTCCCGATCCCCGAGAGGACACAAGTTCAGCCTCGGTGTGGTCAACGCGGAAAACTACGTGGTGGGGGTGGCTATCGTCGGCCGGCCTATAGCCCGTGGCCTTGATGACGCGCGAACGCTGGAAGTGACCCGTCTAGCTACCGACGGCACGCACAACGCGTGTTCGAAACTGTACGGAGCGACATGGCGAGCCGCCCGCGCGCTGGGTTATGAACGCCTGGTCACCTACACCCATACGGACGAGAGTGGCGCTTCCCTGCGCGCGGCTGGATGGCGTCCTGCGGCAGTATTGCCTCCGCGGGAGGGCTGGAATCGTCCCGGTGCCGTTGCTGCCGGTGGCATCGCCCGAACCCGGTGGGAGGTGCCATGA
- a CDS encoding aminotransferase class IV family protein has product MAELNGEPVTPEDLQTLALVNYGHFTSMRVDNQHIRGLSHHMERIAKDSLEVFGTELDRDYVRELVRHSIGNQDGAFVVRITVFDPEIQLGNPGKSSNPNVLITTRPAMALPATPLQVQSATYVRDMPLVKHIGLFGAIRHRRNAQMNGFDDALFVDQSSYISEGATWNIAFFDGENVVWPDSDVLPGVTMRLLQQVHEKTVISPVGLKDLERIQAVFATNTTVGVRPVTAIDGVNFPAEHEIFESLRKEYEEIPTERI; this is encoded by the coding sequence ATGGCAGAACTTAACGGCGAACCGGTCACGCCTGAGGACCTACAGACGCTCGCGTTGGTCAACTACGGCCACTTCACCTCTATGCGTGTGGACAACCAGCACATTCGCGGACTTTCCCACCATATGGAACGTATTGCCAAAGATTCTCTGGAAGTATTCGGAACTGAACTCGACAGAGATTATGTGCGCGAACTCGTTCGCCATTCCATTGGCAACCAGGACGGGGCATTTGTTGTGCGAATCACTGTATTCGATCCAGAAATACAATTAGGAAATCCTGGAAAGTCATCCAATCCGAATGTACTGATAACGACCCGACCAGCGATGGCACTGCCGGCAACTCCGCTCCAAGTGCAATCAGCCACGTACGTAAGGGATATGCCCTTAGTCAAGCATATCGGCCTATTTGGCGCGATAAGGCATCGCCGAAATGCTCAAATGAACGGGTTCGATGATGCCCTATTCGTCGACCAGAGTTCCTACATATCTGAAGGCGCAACATGGAATATTGCATTCTTTGACGGAGAAAATGTCGTCTGGCCAGACTCGGATGTCCTTCCTGGCGTTACAATGCGCCTTCTCCAACAAGTCCACGAGAAAACAGTAATTTCTCCGGTTGGCCTCAAAGACCTTGAAAGAATACAAGCCGTGTTTGCAACAAACACAACGGTTGGAGTGCGGCCTGTAACCGCGATCGACGGCGTTAATTTTCCAGCGGAACACGAAATATTCGAATCTCTTCGGAAAGAGTACGAAGAGATACCAACAGAGCGGATCTAA
- a CDS encoding GntR family transcriptional regulator, giving the protein MSGLGFAPPKYVQIIHAIQERIEDGTYPAGEMLPSETRMVREFGAGRSTVVRALQVLSLEGWIEREHGRGSFVKGVPTESVERSHAGATAFDSAESSKDNRILQAGRSVTPPAIATALGVPTGSPVIMRQRVILDRDEPSELVTLWFPLDVADGTDLGQTELIGIGAREHLQAVKQLRPARVCERLSARQATDDEQANLKLNTGTPVLGILARVLDASDNVITVADIALPGDLHELEDSYPAS; this is encoded by the coding sequence ATGTCGGGCCTAGGGTTCGCTCCTCCCAAATACGTTCAGATCATCCACGCAATCCAAGAGCGCATCGAAGACGGCACTTATCCCGCTGGCGAGATGCTGCCCTCGGAAACGCGAATGGTGCGGGAGTTCGGAGCGGGCCGTAGCACTGTCGTACGGGCGCTTCAGGTGTTGAGTCTGGAAGGCTGGATCGAGCGCGAACACGGCCGGGGGTCCTTCGTCAAGGGTGTCCCGACAGAGTCGGTGGAACGCTCACATGCGGGCGCAACAGCCTTCGACTCCGCTGAGAGTTCCAAAGACAACAGGATCCTCCAAGCGGGTCGTTCCGTCACGCCTCCCGCTATCGCCACAGCATTGGGTGTTCCCACAGGTTCACCGGTCATCATGCGTCAGCGGGTCATTCTGGACAGGGACGAACCAAGCGAACTGGTCACTCTATGGTTCCCGCTGGACGTAGCTGACGGAACGGACCTCGGCCAGACCGAACTTATTGGTATCGGTGCCAGGGAACACCTCCAAGCAGTCAAGCAGCTACGTCCCGCTCGGGTTTGCGAACGTCTGTCCGCACGACAAGCGACCGATGATGAGCAAGCGAACCTGAAGCTGAATACAGGGACACCGGTATTGGGAATCCTCGCCCGAGTCCTGGATGCCTCGGATAACGTCATCACGGTCGCCGACATCGCCCTACCCGGTGACCTGCATGAACTAGAGGACAGCTACCCCGCTTCCTAG